The DNA segment TGACAAAAGCATTTTATCTTCAATACTTCTGAATTCATCTAATGCCCAAACGAGGCTTGTTTCCCCAATGTGTCTAAAGATTCTGGTGGCAAactcaatttctaattttttcaggGCTTCTTTTCCCAGCTTCATCCAAGCATCTTTAATCTCCAAAACTTGACAAATAGCCCATGCATTTTTTAACCTCCCTAACGCCATGTTCTTATCCACTAACTTTTCAAGTTCCTCATTTGAATAATCGTGAACGTTGGATCCCATTTCGTGGCTTGATAAGGTCAACTTTACGAGCTTGCCACTTTGTGTCTGAAGGCTCACTTCTCCATCAAAAAGAAGAATTGGATACTGACCTTGTGGCACACAAGTTTCACCTAGATAAATGATTGAGAGCTCATTTTCAGCATAAATATCATCATGAATCATAGAGTAGGCATGTAGTCTATCCTTCCCATCGTAGACTGCAAAAACCGCCCTCTCTTCTCCCATAGAAGAAGCATTATTATGATCCCAGAGTATACGTTTAACAATCCCTTCAGGAAACCCTTTAATAAGCACGGCACTATTCTTGGAACAAGGGTCATATATGAAGCCTTGGGATTTAGAGTCGATGAAGATAATCTTAGTTCCATTATTGGGCTCAGGATACATGGATTTGATGCCGgtattatgtttaaaatcattaaaagaaACCCAGTCCTCTAGAACAAAGTAACAAATTTCACCCATATCTGTTCCAAATATAAGGAAATCCGTTGTGAGAAAATGACAActaataacttgattttttccaGTTTCCGGAAATAGCTTTGATTCACGAGATTCAcgagaatttgaagaatttgcCAGgggatcttcttcttcatctcCTGCATTGGCTCCTTCGAGGACATGAAGTTGGATTCTGCCACCATCGAATCGAACGGCACAATAGTCTGCGTTAAGACATATTTcctgggaaaaaaataatgagaactATCacttttaagtcattttttgtagatatgTTACACATGGGATTAAAACTCCCTGGCTTAGATGAGCTATTTATCTTTCAATTCACCATATTTTTAGTTAGGtgcaaccttcaaaagacagctgtcaaaatttcatgataatCTGTTAtctagtttctgagttattggGCTAAGTGTGACGAATCtgcttttgttatttccaaaccAACTCatcaaaaacaatatatgttttaattttacacggCTTCTGGATAGCAAAAAAACAGCGTTCAAACTAAGCAGTCCCTTGAAAAGTATTGATTAAAAacccaattttgaacgaaaaaaacgtgttttctttgttaagcttGCGACTTTTGAGCCCATGTGTTAACttccaattaatatttatttatttttttcctctgcacatatatacttttttgctaATCGGAAAAATGAATCTTTCAAAGTTTGAGGCCTCTTCGGCCACTTTTGATTTGGTACAAGccttttgataagaaaataatttgaatttgcgTGTCAAAGTTCCCTATTTTGAGACCTATTGTACTGTATTAGATGTGATCCATGATTTCCAGTTTCCCTTTTTCATCACGATTAATATTCCTCCTTTCTGTTGTACAATAATATCGTACTTTAACTAGGGttaatttttccataatattatttctcattatctttgataaaaaacagGAATAACACAAGTAATTAAGGGCATATTTTAAAACAGAGATTTCTAACCAGTGGCCCGTAGGCCACattgttcaagtgtcattttgcCCCATTATATGAAAAGATTGGACATCCTTGCCTTGAACTATAATTAACAaggtatatgtacaatatttttaacttataaactAAATGCTATATAATATagaatgtacaattttttactcattgtaaaaataccattaaaaaaataacacttgtaCCAAGCCAAAAAAGGGCATGAGAGAGACCTCAAACTTtgcccaaaatcagtttttttattgttcacaGAAGAAGAAGTCTATATGCATACAGGAGGTTTAGAAATATTAACCAGAAAATGACCTCACCTGAATACTTCCAAGGTACTCCCTATCTTTGATAAActctatattcatattttcagaaTTGATGGAATAAAACCAAACTCTATTATTCATCCCTACACACGCATGGAAGGGTCCCAGAGCGAGAAAGGCGGGCTCAACTTCAGTTGTGAAACTGGATTCCCTCACGCTGTCTTCGTCATCTCCATCCTCGAGAATGTTCACAACCGTTACTTCAGAGAGTGAAGTGAGATATGCAACTTTTGACTGATGAGAAGAGCCCAAGAGAGGTAATTTACTCAGATACACGTGTAAATTACCCTTGGAACTCGTGACAGCGAGCAATTGCCCATCTTCACTCCAATCTATACTCTCCAGTGCTCTTTCATCATCCAATCTAAGAACATTGGCAGTGTCTTTCAGATCATGTAGTTCGTGTATTTTAACTGTGTTGTCCCCACAGGAAGCTGCTTTGCCAATGGGGGAAGAGATAGCTATACCAGACAAAGACTCTTTgtgatttttgatttgaaagagTTCTTGTCCTATTTCTTTCATGTGGGTTGatatgacaacaaaatatcCAGCAGAAAAGCCAATTAGGATATAACCATCTCCAAACCAATTATAAGAAACTATGGGCCCGTATCTTGTTTGAAAGGCGAGCTCAATGGGGTTGTCAGGATCGAAGAGATTAAATAAGTAGAGTGTTTTACCCCCAACAATGAGAGACACGGTATTTTCCCCATTTGCGGAACGCTCATCCTGTTTCATTTCGGAAAAGCGTACCTCGGATGGCTCTGCTCTTAGAGTTGCTACTCGGACCGTGTCCCCTTCCGAATTAGATATACTAAGGGTTCTATCTTCGGACCCCAGGGCCAAAAGACCGGATCCATCACTCCATGCTCCACATGTTATTGCTTTAGAATGTTTTCCAATAATAGGAACACGTCTTGACGTTTTGTGATAATATATCATGAGATTTCCACGGTATGATCCAATAGCCATTGTAGGGCCTTTTTTGGCCCATATAAGAATGTTTAGTGGATCTCGAATCCctgaagacaaaaatatatactataagtATCATGTatgagtataaataaaatacatttatctgGACTATTTTAAACCTTATCTAGAATGTGCTTTTTGGAAGTGTAAGATTATCTGTTTGAGAACAATTTGTTCTCTCATGtcaaataaacaattagtattataataataaagggCAAAGTGATGCAATTGCACATTAGCTCACACCAGTTTCTGTCCAAGTGTAATCAAAAACTTCTATTAGGCCTACAATTGAAAAGGAATGCAGGGATGTTTGAAAATTCCacaaggaaaaaaagagaactTCTATCTTTGTTGATGACTTTAAAAGGTTCATCATATCAAATCCTGGAACAGTATCCTGGCCAAAAAAATCTGCAATTAGACCCATCTAACTATCTCCAATACCATTGTTTGGGACTTAAATATAAAGACCTACaaatcttaacaaaaaaaaatgtaaaagtcatCGATCCCCACAAACGGTTAAAACTGTTCTTGTGGCCATTAGATGAAATTTACTGCAGACATATGTTCAGAATGATTTCTGAGTAGCTGAAGTACTAAAAGATGATTTTTCCATTATAACTCTGAGCGTCATTCGGAGTAATAACAGTGAACTCAGCTTATAGTATTTTTGAACTCGTGTTGGGGGAATGATTGCTAttgaaattcataattttatgacTATAAGGATcattgactatttttttctaaaagttgttttaaattCGTGTTTAAAATAGTCTGGACCTATCTAATCGATCCTGTTTACACTTATTAAACCTTACCTGAATCAATATAAGTACTTTTCCGTGTATTTGCATCCCAGAGCAAAATGTCAGAGGATTTATCGTTGATAACAGCCAGCAAGTCTCCATCCTTGTCCCATCCAAAGCAACAACAAATACCTTTCAGATGAATTTCCGAGACAAGTTCTGCTTGACGGTTATAGATATTCACAGACTGAAATTTGCGCAAAAATGACTTtagttttcataaatttaaatttgcaaattacTTGATTATAACCCGTTGTAGCGAGTAGACCTCCAGATGTTCTTTGCCAGGCAAAAAATACTCCACCCGGTCCATGAGGATTCGATAACGTAAATAGTTTTTTACTAGACGTCATTCTTTTCGACGAGGAGACATTAAGAATTTATCaaaagtgaataataataattttttccccgacGTAATCTACCTGCTTTCCTTTCCAATTTCGATTATCAAAACTTGTGCATCCTGGGTAACAGGTACTGCTACCCAGGACAATGTTTCCTACCTCCTTCCTTTCTCAATGAGGTGTATACCTCTATGATATTCATCATTCCTGTAATTGTTAGACGTGATTATTCATAGTAATAATGGGTGATCCAGATATACTCATTCGAGCAAGGATTCATTACTATGCTCgagaaaagtattttcattcgATGCAATTGGCAGCTGTAGAAGGAATAAAGAGATTTAGTGGGGATCCAGCCTATAAATTCTATTATGGCATTGGTCTAGTTTTAGAAGGAAGGATTCAAGAAGGGATTCGTGAGTTGGATCCTCTACAAGGATACTC comes from the Lepeophtheirus salmonis chromosome 4, UVic_Lsal_1.4, whole genome shotgun sequence genome and includes:
- the Oseg6 gene encoding WD repeat-containing protein 19, which codes for MTSSKKLFTLSNPHGPGGVFFAWQRTSGGLLATTGYNQSVNIYNRQAELVSEIHLKGICCCFGWDKDGDLLAVINDKSSDILLWDANTRKSTYIDSGIRDPLNILIWAKKGPTMAIGSYRGNLMIYYHKTSRRVPIIGKHSKAITCGAWSDGSGLLALGSEDRTLSISNSEGDTVRVATLRAEPSEVRFSEMKQDERSANGENTVSLIVGGKTLYLFNLFDPDNPIELAFQTRYGPIVSYNWFGDGYILIGFSAGYFVVISTHMKEIGQELFQIKNHKESLSGIAISSPIGKAASCGDNTVKIHELHDLKDTANVLRLDDERALESIDWSEDGQLLAVTSSKGNLHVYLSKLPLLGSSHQSKVAYLTSLSEVTVVNILEDGDDEDSVRESSFTTEVEPAFLALGPFHACVGMNNRVWFYSINSENMNIEFIKDREYLGSIQEICLNADYCAVRFDGGRIQLHVLEGANAGDEEEDPLANSSNSRESRESKLFPETGKNQVISCHFLTTDFLIFGTDMGEICYFVLEDWVSFNDFKHNTGIKSMYPEPNNGTKIIFIDSKSQGFIYDPCSKNSAVLIKGFPEGIVKRILWDHNNASSMGEERAVFAVYDGKDRLHAYSMIHDDIYAENELSIIYLGETCVPQGQYPILLFDGEVSLQTQSGKLVKLTLSSHEMGSNVHDYSNEELEKLVDKNMALGRLKNAWAICQVLEIKDAWMKLGKEALKKLEIEFATRIFRHIGETSLVWALDEFRSIEDKMLLSGHVAMILGDYDLAQSLYLRSGTPSESLVMRRDLLQWDQALRLADKLAPDEIPFISKEYAQQLEFTGDYGGALAHYEKGLMSGDNHEEHNLICRTGISRTAIRCGDVRKGIQLCTEIDSRQLKRECGEILEGIKQYLEAARIYESGNYYDKAAYLYIKLKNWTKIGELLPNISSPKIQLQYAKAKEADKKYRDAATAYEAGRDYDNAIRIHLDHLDDPESAVKLVKKSNSTEGAKSVSRFFLKLNDYDSAIRFLIISGCIDEAFQMAQRRGKMELFADIVGDSASHEDYSSIALYFESERNYLKAGKFFHKAGQHSKALRHLLKVSGSSTSEAEALDLAVEVVASAKKSDHHLFRQLVDFLLGETDGVPKDAKYLFRLYMARGLYKEAGKTAVIIAREEQTRGSYRNAHDVLYNMYTELEARNIPIPSEMRQNLTILHSYLVARKQIKLGDHLSAARNLSRVSKHISKFPAHIVPILTSTVIECSRSGLKKSAFSHATTLMRPEYRSEIDSKYVKKIESVVRKRGDNEEPSAPFTSCPYCSNNSVPEDELYCQRCKRVLPYCILSGFHLTKDKSVLTCPGCKFPAFETEFVALVSEDGGGKCLMCSTVIQKLQECNPYNYQDNLQEEEEEGTTLNGHNSLSSAENSVQD